The proteins below are encoded in one region of Passer domesticus isolate bPasDom1 chromosome 22, bPasDom1.hap1, whole genome shotgun sequence:
- the LOC135285313 gene encoding chymotrypsin-C-like, protein MGLRSPCANSLGQSPRVSRRQGHSKVPSSPDTIRGVSSPIAAPLLSTTMLGAVCLVVLLGYAYGCGQPAVPPQLSSRVVGGEDAVAHSWPWQISLQYSRSGSWSHTCGGTLIAPQWVLTAAHCISSSMTYRVVLGKQDLSQDDEPGSVAVGVEKTIVHEKWNSILVINDIALVKLAEEVQETDTIRASCLPAADKVLLNDYPCYVTGWGRVRTNGPLADALQQALLPVVDYETCSKWDWLGSLVRSTMVCAGGDGVVSGCNGDSGGPLNCQRDDGIWEVEGIVSFGSGLKCNMKKKPTVFTRVSAYIDWINEVGAPSSAPMQAGHTAPAPPVVSP, encoded by the exons ATGGGGCTGAGGAGTCCCTGTGCCAACAGCTTGGGACAGTCCCCACGTGTCAGCCGCAGGCAGGGCCACTCCAAGGTCCCCAGCAGTCCGGACACTATAAGAGGGGTGAGCAGCCCCATTGCGGCACCTTTGCTCAGCACAACCATGCTGGGAGCCGTCTGTCTCGTCGTGCTGCTGGGCTACG CCTACGGATGCGGTCAGCCGGCCGTGCCACCACAGCTGAGCTCCCGCGTGGTGGGCGGTGAAGATGCTGTAGCCCACAGCTGGCCATGGCAG ATCTCGCTGCAGTACAGCCGCTCGGGGTCCTGGAGCCACACTTGTGGTGGAACACTCATTGCCCCCCAGTGGGTGCTGACAGCTGCCCACTGCATCAG CTCTTCCATGACCTACCGTGTGGTGCTGGGCAAGCAGGACCTGTCACAGGATGATGAGCCCGGTTCTGTGGCTGTGGGTGTGGAGAAGACGATCGTCCATGAGAAATGGAACTCTATCCTTGTCAT CAACGACATTGCCCTGGTCAAGCTGGCAGAGGAGGTGCAGGAGACTGACACCATCCGtgcttcctgcctgccagctGCTGACAAGGTCCTGCTCAACGACTACCCCTGCTATGTCACCGGCTGGGGACGTGTCAGGA CCAACGGGCCCCTGGCCGATGCCCTgcagcaggccctgctgcccGTGGTGGATTATGAGACCTGCTCCAAGTGGGACTGGTTGGGCAGCCTCGTGCGCAGCACCATGGTGTGTGCCGGCGGCGATGGCGTCGTCTCTGGATGCAAC GGCGATTCTGGAGGCCCCCTGAACTGCCAGCGCGATGATGGGATCTGGGAGGTCGAGGGCATCGTCAGCTTCGGCTCCGGCCTCAAATGCAACATGAAAAAGAAGCCAACAGTCTTCACCCGGGTGTCTGCCTACATCGACTGGATCAACGAGGTGGGtgccccttcctctgcccccaTGCAGGCTGGCCACACTGCCCCTGCCCCGCCAGTGGTCTCACCATGA
- the CASP9 gene encoding caspase-9 translates to MEEQQRRALRRGRARLVAALRVEPLWDPLEQRGLFTRPMLEELQSAGSRGEQARQLIIDLETRGKQAFPAFLSILRDTGQGDLAQMLIQECEPWPLPAQLPKLQPVELELREGKRRKNVTPHEHLSIPVQAESERPRMPPVSARGSALDKRSRDQDYEMKADPCGHCLILNNVSFSRDSGLSTREGSDIDCEKLERRFKALRFTVLTRRDLKAQEMVLELLKLSRQDHSALDCCIVVILSHGCQTSHIQFPGGVYGTDGKPIPIEKIVNYFNGSNCPSLRGKPKLFFIQACGGEQRDQGFVVDCDSPEEEAPGGSLESDATPFRVSSDNVDEPDAIASLPTPSDILVSYSTFPGFVSWREKLSGSWYVETLDSVLEQYAHSEDLLSMLVRVAHAVSAKGRYKQIPGCFNFLRKKFFFMCH, encoded by the exons atggaggagcagcagcggcGGGCGCTGCGGCGCGGGCGGGCCCGGCTGGTGGCGGCGCTGCGGGTGGAGCCGCTCTGGGACCCGCTGGAGCAGCGCGGGCTCTTCACCCGGCCaatgctggaggagctgcag agcGCTGGCAGCCGAGGAGAGCAAGCCCGGCAGCTGATCATTGACCTGGAGACTCGAGGGAAGCAGGCTTTCCCTGCCTTCCTCTCCATCCTGCGGGACACCGGGCAGGGCGACCTTGCCCAGATGCTGATCCAGGAGTGCGAACCCTGGCCGTTGCCAGCGCAGCTGCCCAAGCTGCAGCCCgtggagctggagctgcgggaGGGAAAACGGCGTAAAA ATGTGACCCCTCATGAACATTTGTCTATCCCAGTCCAAGCTGAGAGTGAAAGACCTCGAATGCCTCCTGTGTCAGCCCGGG GTTCAGCTCTTGACAAGAGGAGCCGTGACCAG GATTATGAGATGAAAGCGGATCCCTGCGGACACTGCCTGATCCTCAATAACGTCAGTTTCTCCAGAGACTCGGGTCTGTCCACCCGAGAAGGCTCTGACATTGACTGTGAGAAGCTGGAGAGGCGCTTCAAGGCCTTGCGCTTCACCGTCCTGACCCGGCGGGATCTGAAAGCTCAG GAAATGGTGTTGGAGCTGCTGAAGCTGTCACGGCAGGACCACAGTGCTTTGGACTGCTGCATTGTGGTCATCCTTTCCCATGGCTGTCAG ACGAGCCATATTCAGTTTCCTGGAGGCGTTTACGGAACGGATGGAAAACCCATTCCCATAGAAAAGATTGTGAACTATTTCAATGGGTCCAATTGCCCGAGTTTGAGAGGAAAACCCAAACTGTTCTTCATCCAGGCCTGTGGTGGAG aacaaaGGGATCAAGGCTTTGTAGTGGATTGTGATTCGCCTGAAGAGGAAGCTCCTGGGGGTTCCTTGGAATCGGACGCGACCCCGTTTCGGGTTTCATCGGATAACGTGGATGAGCCCGATGCCATTGCCAGTTTGCCCACACCAAGTGACATCTTGGTTTCCTACTCAACTTTTCCAG GCTTTGTCTCTTGGAGGGAGAAGTTAAGTGGCTCATGGTATGTGGAAACGCTGGACAGTGTGCTGGAGCAATATGCCCATTCGGAAGACCTGCTCAGCATGTTAGTGAGG GTGGCACATGCTGTCTCTGCCAAGGGGAGGTACAAGCAGATCCCGGGATGTTTCAATTTCCTCCGTAAAAAATTCTTCTTCATGTGCCACTGA